The stretch of DNA TTCGGCTGGGACGCCAAGGCCATCACCGCCGCCGTCGTCGCGGGCGTGGCGCTGCTCGCCTTCGTCGGCTGGGAACTGCGCCACCCGCGCCCGCTGTTGAACGTGCGGCGCTTCCTCGACCGGGGCTTCGCCGGGGCCAACCTCGCCGTCGCCCTCTTCTTCCTCGCGGTCTTCGGCGCCTTCTACTACCTGACCCAGCACCTCCAATTCGTCCTCGGCCACAGCCCGCTGGAGACGGGCACGCGCATGCTGCCGCTGGCGGGAGCGGTCTTCGTGGGCGCCGCGCTGACGGCCTACCTCACCCCGAGGCTGGGCATGCGGGTCACCGTCACCGCGGGCATGGTGGGCGGCACGGTCGCCCTCGCGCTGCTCACCCGGGTCGACGCGGCCTCCTCCTACGGTGACCTGGTGGCGCCGCTGATCATCCTCGGCCTCGCCATCGGGCTCGCGCTCTCCCCGTGCACCGACGCGATCATGGGCGCCTTCCCCGAGTCGCAGCTCGGTGTCGGCGGCGCCGTCAACGACACCTCCCTCGAACTCGGCGGCTCGCTCGGCATCGCCATCCTCGGCTCGGTGCTCGCCGGGTCGTACTCCTCGCACCTCACCGACGCCGTCACCTCATCGGGGCAGAAGCTCCCCGCCGGAGCCCTGGAGACGGCGAAGGACTCCGTCGGCGGCGGCTACGGCGTGGCGAAGGCCCTCGGCGACAAGGCCCAGCACCTCGCCGAACAGGCCGCCCACACCGGTGACCCGCAGCGCGCCGGGCAGCTCAAGCAGCAGGCGGAACAACTCGGCCAGGGCGCCCACCGGATGGCGGACGCCGTCGGCTCCGCCTTCTCCGACTCGGTCGCGCACACCAGCCTGGTCGGCGCGGTGATCCTGGGCGTGGGCACCGTCCTGGTGGCGGTCCTGCTGCCGCGCAAGGGTGGCGGCGCCCCCCGCCCGGACGCGGACACTGGAACCGACACGCGGGACCCCAGCGAGCGGGACGGCGACCACCTGGTCAGCCACTGACCGAGGAGCGGAGCAGCATCGGGCCCGCCCGCCGTCCTGCGACGGCGGGCGGGCCCGTACCGCTCGGTGCCGCGAGTCGCGGGGGTGGTTGTCGCCCGTCGCGCGGGCGCCGAAATAGAAATACCCCAGCCGGTTGACGGCTGGGGTATTTCTGCGCGTATAGTTGGTCTCTTCTGCGTCTAAACGAATTAGTCGCACGCGAAACCTTCTTTATCCACCGTATCCAGCGAGGAGCTGAATTGTCAACCGAGGGCAAGGGGGAATTGGGTGGCGAACAGCAATTCGTCTCCCTCATCCACGATCGTCTCGACGCCCTGCGCACCGGGGCCGAGCGGGCCGTCCAGGCCGGTCTGGCCCGTGCGGCAACCGGCCTCCAGGCTCGACTTGAGCGCGATGTGACCGTATCGGAGCAGGGCAGGACCGTGACGGAACTCGATGCCGTGGAGTCCGGGCTCTGTTTCGGGAGAATCGATTTCACCGACGGTGCGGCACATCACATCGGCCGTATCGGAATGCGCGCCGACGACGCGGAACGCACACCGCTGCTCATCGACTGGCGCGCCCCCGTGGCCCGCCCCTTTTATCTCGCGACCGGTTATGAACCGATGGGGCTGCGCAGGCGCAGGCACATCACCACGCGGGGCCGTACGGTCACGGCGCTGCACGACGAGATCCTCGACCTCGCCGACACGCTGCGCACCGGACACGAGGACCCGAGCGGCGACGCCGTGCTGCTCGCCGCGCTCAACTCCGCCCGCACCGGACGCATGGCCGACATCGTCCGCACCATCCAGGCCGAGCAGGACCGCGTCATCCGGGCCCCGCACCGCGGAGTTCTCGTCGTCGAAGGTGGTCCAGGCACCGGCAAGACCGCCGTCGCCCTGCACCGCGCCGCCTACCTCCTCT from Streptomyces tsukubensis encodes:
- a CDS encoding MFS transporter, with protein sequence MSLIVKEPVAQAEGRPYARRWWALLVLCLSLLIIVMANTALTVAAPDMTEDLGLSSSDLQWVIDGYTVPYAALMLLLGAIGDKYSRRGALVLGLLVFGGGAVAGSLVDSSTGVIAARAVMGFGAAMIMPATLSLLAATFPKAERAKAITAWTATAGLAIAAGPLIAGALLQHYGWSSTFLINVPVAAVAIVGAFVLVPPSKAGHRDRIDLVGGVLSVVWAGALVYMIIQGPHFGWDAKAITAAVVAGVALLAFVGWELRHPRPLLNVRRFLDRGFAGANLAVALFFLAVFGAFYYLTQHLQFVLGHSPLETGTRMLPLAGAVFVGAALTAYLTPRLGMRVTVTAGMVGGTVALALLTRVDAASSYGDLVAPLIILGLAIGLALSPCTDAIMGAFPESQLGVGGAVNDTSLELGGSLGIAILGSVLAGSYSSHLTDAVTSSGQKLPAGALETAKDSVGGGYGVAKALGDKAQHLAEQAAHTGDPQRAGQLKQQAEQLGQGAHRMADAVGSAFSDSVAHTSLVGAVILGVGTVLVAVLLPRKGGGAPRPDADTGTDTRDPSERDGDHLVSH